From a single Loigolactobacillus coryniformis subsp. coryniformis KCTC 3167 = DSM 20001 genomic region:
- the clpP gene encoding ATP-dependent Clp endopeptidase proteolytic subunit ClpP gives MLVPTVIEQSSRGERAYDIYSRLLKDRIIMLSGEVNDQMANSIIAQLLFLDAQDSEKDISIYINSPGGSVSAGLAIYDTMNFVKSDIQTIAMGMAASMASVLLTAGTKGKRFALPNSTVLIHQPLGGAQGQQTEIEIAAREILKTRNRLNKILAESSGQDLETIQKDTDRDHYLTAQEAKDYGLIDDIMVNQK, from the coding sequence ATGTTAGTTCCTACAGTCATTGAACAATCTTCACGAGGCGAACGTGCTTATGATATTTATTCACGTCTGTTAAAAGACCGTATCATCATGTTATCTGGTGAAGTTAACGACCAAATGGCCAACTCGATCATCGCCCAACTACTATTCTTGGACGCCCAAGATTCTGAAAAAGATATTTCAATCTACATCAACTCTCCTGGTGGCTCAGTTTCAGCCGGCTTAGCAATCTACGATACAATGAATTTCGTTAAATCCGATATTCAAACGATTGCTATGGGGATGGCTGCTTCAATGGCCAGCGTTTTACTTACAGCTGGTACTAAAGGCAAGCGTTTTGCTTTACCTAACTCAACTGTCTTGATCCATCAACCTTTAGGTGGTGCTCAAGGTCAGCAAACTGAAATTGAGATCGCTGCACGCGAAATCTTGAAGACCCGTAATCGTTTAAATAAAATTTTGGCTGAATCCTCTGGTCAAGATCTTGAAACGATCCAAAAAGATACCGACCGTGACCATTACTTAACTGCGCAAGAAGCTAAGGATTATGGTTTGATCGACGATATCATGGTTAATCAAAAATAG
- the rapZ gene encoding RNase adapter RapZ has protein sequence MVDTLNLVVITGMSGAGKTVAMQSFEDLGYFCVDNMPPSLLPKFWELVKESGKVTKIALVIDLRSRAFYDEIDEMLANLDNTNFVTTKILFLDASNEELVSRYKETRRAHPLAMEGRLLDGIVKERNLLAEIKNRSQLIIDTTELTPRQLREEIFNNFKSAETTTFHIEVMSFGFKYGVPIDADIVMDVRFLPNPYYVPEFKKLTGLNQAVYDYVMQQPATEDFYERFSSMLHFIMPGYEKEGKTSLTIAIGCTGGQHRSVALAERLGKDLGQHYPVDTTHRDMNKRKETVNRS, from the coding sequence ATGGTAGATACTTTAAATTTAGTTGTGATCACTGGCATGAGTGGCGCTGGTAAAACAGTTGCCATGCAAAGCTTCGAAGATCTCGGCTATTTCTGTGTTGATAACATGCCACCTAGCTTGTTACCGAAGTTTTGGGAATTAGTCAAAGAATCAGGTAAAGTTACCAAAATCGCACTAGTTATCGATTTACGTTCACGTGCGTTTTACGATGAAATAGATGAAATGCTGGCTAATTTGGATAACACTAATTTTGTTACAACCAAGATCCTCTTTTTAGATGCTTCTAATGAAGAGTTGGTTTCGCGTTACAAAGAAACACGGCGCGCTCATCCATTAGCAATGGAAGGCCGTTTATTAGATGGTATCGTCAAGGAACGGAATTTGTTGGCTGAGATCAAAAATCGGTCACAATTGATCATTGATACGACTGAATTGACGCCACGGCAACTGCGTGAGGAGATTTTTAATAACTTTAAATCCGCAGAAACCACGACGTTCCATATTGAAGTGATGTCGTTTGGCTTTAAATATGGTGTACCGATCGATGCGGATATTGTGATGGATGTTCGTTTCTTGCCTAATCCATATTATGTGCCTGAATTTAAAAAGTTAACTGGCTTGAATCAGGCTGTTTATGATTACGTTATGCAACAACCGGCTACGGAAGACTTCTATGAACGGTTTAGCAGTATGCTACATTTCATCATGCCTGGCTATGAAAAAGAAGGTAAAACGAGTTTAACGATCGCAATCGGCTGTACTGGTGGGCAACATCGTTCAGTTGCGTTGGCGGAACGATTAGGTAAGGATCTGGGGCAACACTATCCGGTTGACACGACCCATCGCGATATGAATAAGCGGAAGGAGACTGTGAATCGCTCATGA
- a CDS encoding alcohol dehydrogenase catalytic domain-containing protein, which translates to MQALYVNSATAHELNALTLGEQPQPQPAADEVLVRVHAVGLNPVDYKLVEEGNTNWQFPHIFGLDVAGEVVTTGAAVTGFKAGERVFYHGDLTKNGGFAEYAVVKSYAVAKMPTGLSYEQAAALLCGAMTAYAAVYRKANLTNRHSVLIHAGAGGVGGIAIQLAKQIGLTVYTTVSARKRAFVQSLQPDHIIDYQTTDVTATIKELTQGLGVDLIINTIGSTEATADLQRLAYNGALVTIVGEPDLSHYDLGRYGQSVLSVNLGGAHQSHNPQQQADLATMATALGELVVTKKLDPMIDHVLSFEQIPQGLQALKQHLISGKLVARID; encoded by the coding sequence ATGCAGGCACTGTATGTAAATTCAGCTACTGCCCATGAACTCAATGCGCTAACACTCGGGGAACAGCCTCAACCACAGCCCGCTGCAGATGAAGTTCTTGTCCGCGTCCACGCCGTTGGTTTAAATCCAGTGGACTACAAATTAGTGGAAGAAGGTAATACAAATTGGCAATTCCCGCATATTTTTGGCTTGGATGTTGCTGGTGAAGTCGTCACAACTGGTGCTGCCGTCACTGGCTTTAAAGCTGGCGAACGTGTTTTTTATCACGGTGACCTGACTAAAAATGGCGGCTTTGCCGAATACGCGGTGGTCAAAAGTTATGCCGTCGCCAAAATGCCCACCGGATTAAGTTATGAGCAAGCCGCCGCCCTACTTTGTGGCGCCATGACTGCCTATGCCGCTGTCTACCGTAAAGCTAATCTGACCAATCGGCATTCCGTTTTGATCCACGCCGGTGCTGGTGGTGTCGGCGGAATTGCCATTCAATTGGCCAAACAAATTGGTTTGACCGTTTATACCACGGTTTCGGCGCGTAAACGCGCTTTTGTACAAAGCTTACAGCCAGACCATATTATCGATTATCAAACCACTGATGTGACCGCAACGATCAAAGAATTGACTCAGGGACTCGGCGTTGATCTGATCATCAACACGATTGGTTCTACCGAGGCGACTGCTGATCTACAGCGGTTGGCTTACAATGGCGCGCTAGTCACGATCGTCGGTGAACCTGATCTAAGTCATTATGATCTCGGTCGTTATGGTCAAAGTGTCCTTAGTGTTAACTTAGGTGGTGCTCATCAAAGTCATAATCCACAGCAACAAGCGGATTTAGCAACAATGGCAACTGCTTTAGGTGAACTCGTTGTGACTAAAAAACTTGATCCAATGATCGATCATGTCTTGTCCTTCGAACAGATTCCCCAAGGCCTACAGGCGCTCAAACAACATTTAATCAGTGGCAAGCTTGTGGCAAGAATCGATTAA
- the whiA gene encoding DNA-binding protein WhiA produces the protein MGSYASEVKKELTTLEVHREHARAELEALIRMNGSLSIANHQFVLNVQTENPAIARRIYALLRDNYSIEAELLVRRKMKLKKNNLYIVRLKHGSTLVLNDLHILTGASTLSTLPSTEVKESDQKMRSYLRGAFLAGGSVNNPETSRYHLEIYSLYEEHNLQIAAMINQFGMNARVTERRGGYIVYLKEGEKIADFLQLIGATSAMLKFEDIRIVRDMRNSVNRLVNCETANLNKTIDAATHQVENIKFIEQVAGLDSLPQKLQEIAILRLANPDITLKELGERVPSGAISKSGINHRLRKLMQIADNLRAGKVTS, from the coding sequence TTGGGGTCATATGCTAGTGAAGTTAAGAAAGAACTCACCACGCTGGAGGTCCACCGTGAACACGCACGCGCTGAATTAGAAGCTTTAATTCGGATGAATGGTTCATTAAGTATTGCCAATCATCAATTTGTTTTAAACGTGCAAACAGAAAATCCAGCAATTGCTCGCCGCATTTACGCCTTGTTGCGTGATAATTATTCAATTGAAGCTGAGTTATTGGTTCGGCGTAAAATGAAATTAAAAAAGAATAATCTTTACATTGTCCGCTTAAAACATGGCAGTACATTAGTGCTCAATGATCTGCATATTTTAACTGGTGCATCGACGTTATCAACCTTACCTTCTACAGAAGTTAAGGAGTCCGACCAGAAAATGCGTTCATATTTACGTGGGGCCTTTCTAGCTGGTGGTTCCGTTAATAATCCTGAAACGAGTCGCTATCATTTGGAGATCTATTCATTATATGAGGAACATAATCTACAGATTGCCGCGATGATCAACCAGTTTGGAATGAATGCTCGGGTGACCGAACGTCGTGGCGGCTATATCGTTTACTTAAAGGAAGGCGAGAAGATCGCTGATTTCCTACAGCTGATCGGTGCGACTAGTGCGATGCTGAAATTTGAAGATATCCGAATCGTTCGTGATATGCGTAATTCGGTGAATCGCTTAGTTAACTGTGAAACTGCCAATTTGAATAAAACGATCGATGCGGCGACGCATCAAGTGGAGAATATTAAGTTTATTGAACAGGTCGCGGGCTTAGATAGCCTGCCGCAAAAGTTGCAAGAAATTGCTATTTTACGTTTAGCTAATCCTGATATTACGTTAAAAGAATTAGGTGAGCGGGTTCCTAGTGGCGCAATCTCTAAGTCAGGAATCAACCACCGCTTACGTAAATTAATGCAAATTGCCGATAACTTACGGGCGGGTAAAGTCACTTCGTAA
- the rpoN gene encoding RNA polymerase factor sigma-54 — protein sequence MAYQQGLSQQQKQVQKLAMTQQLQQSIQILQYNADGLQQFLQQKSLENPLLAVRHTTQGQANLSGSQRRVDNFMNAIPDTTQSLFDYLLEQVHLTMRDTPLRDLVLFLLEYVDLNGYLRITNEEISAKTGADAVQILDAITLLQQLDPPGVGARNLQESLLLQTESDNSAPNLAYIVLEEDFTNFVERKWNVIATKYRVDIAEIQHIFDYVQTLTPRPGAAFSQTQNNFVRPELVVHAQGDELQLNLTNESQPQLVFQQHYFDRMLKTNDREVTEYMKEKKQEFEWLRKSVGQRGNTILRVGQEIIQRQHEFFFNVKRPLKPLLLRDVATKLGVHESTVSRTVNGKYLQTDFGIFELKHFFTNAVGNQQADSAASVKQQLQDLIAAEDKHKPLSDQHLVALLGKAGVTISRRTVAKYRESLGIAASSKRKRFD from the coding sequence ATGGCATACCAACAGGGACTTAGTCAGCAACAAAAACAAGTCCAAAAGCTTGCGATGACGCAGCAATTGCAACAATCGATCCAGATTTTGCAATACAATGCCGATGGGTTACAACAGTTCTTACAGCAAAAAAGTTTAGAAAATCCGTTGTTAGCAGTACGCCACACAACACAGGGCCAAGCTAATTTAAGTGGTAGTCAGCGCCGCGTTGATAATTTTATGAATGCAATTCCGGACACGACGCAATCGTTATTCGACTATTTATTAGAACAAGTTCATTTGACCATGCGCGATACGCCGTTGCGTGATCTAGTCTTGTTTCTATTAGAATATGTCGATCTTAACGGCTACTTACGGATCACCAATGAAGAGATCAGTGCTAAAACGGGTGCTGATGCGGTGCAGATTTTAGATGCCATCACATTATTACAGCAGTTAGATCCGCCTGGTGTAGGTGCACGTAACTTACAAGAAAGCTTATTGTTGCAGACAGAAAGTGATAATAGTGCGCCTAACTTGGCTTATATTGTTTTGGAGGAAGATTTCACTAATTTTGTCGAACGCAAGTGGAATGTGATCGCGACCAAATATCGTGTTGATATTGCTGAGATTCAGCATATTTTCGATTACGTGCAGACGTTGACCCCACGGCCGGGTGCTGCCTTTAGCCAAACCCAAAACAATTTTGTGCGTCCTGAGTTGGTGGTTCACGCACAAGGGGATGAGCTACAGTTAAATTTAACTAATGAATCACAGCCACAGCTAGTTTTTCAGCAGCATTATTTTGATCGTATGCTGAAAACCAATGACCGCGAAGTGACTGAGTATATGAAAGAAAAAAAGCAGGAGTTTGAATGGTTACGAAAAAGTGTTGGGCAGCGCGGAAACACGATCCTTCGTGTCGGCCAAGAAATCATTCAACGGCAGCATGAGTTCTTTTTCAATGTAAAACGACCACTGAAGCCGTTATTATTACGCGATGTAGCGACCAAGCTAGGTGTTCACGAGTCAACGGTCAGTCGCACGGTGAATGGGAAATACTTGCAGACTGACTTTGGCATTTTTGAATTAAAGCATTTCTTTACCAATGCTGTCGGCAACCAACAAGCCGATTCCGCAGCTAGTGTTAAACAACAATTACAGGATCTGATTGCAGCAGAAGATAAGCATAAGCCATTATCGGATCAACATCTGGTAGCTTTATTGGGTAAAGCTG
- a CDS encoding gluconeogenesis factor YvcK family protein, producing the protein MTRSPRNYRRPKMVVIGGGTGLPVILKSLHKQNTDITAVVTVADDGGSSGAIRNYVNVVPPGDIRNVLVALSNLPQLYLDIFQYRFNSDDSFLAGHAIGNLIIAALSEMRSGIFGAVQELSNMMEIDGHVYPASDDPLVLNAHFSDGTELAGEAEITAAGKSIDRVWVTPADPTHAAPQAVDEVIAAIMDADTVVLGPGSLFTSILPNLMISNVGEAVRQTKADVTYVCNIMTQKGETEHFTDADHVRVLAKHLGSQFVNTVLVNTEPVPPNYMDHQKYDEYLVQVEHDFKGLRELGCRVISDNFLSLHDRGVFHDGDKVAQELLHLAFQPHD; encoded by the coding sequence ATGACAAGATCGCCCAGAAATTATCGACGGCCGAAGATGGTTGTCATCGGCGGTGGCACTGGCTTACCGGTTATTTTAAAAAGTTTGCATAAGCAGAATACTGATATTACGGCTGTGGTGACTGTGGCTGATGACGGTGGTTCGTCAGGCGCCATTCGGAATTACGTTAACGTGGTTCCACCTGGTGATATCCGTAATGTCTTGGTGGCATTATCTAATTTACCGCAACTTTATTTGGATATTTTTCAATATCGTTTCAATAGTGATGATTCATTTTTAGCCGGTCATGCGATCGGTAATTTGATCATTGCGGCGTTATCCGAAATGCGCTCAGGTATTTTTGGTGCGGTCCAAGAGTTGTCAAACATGATGGAGATCGATGGCCATGTTTATCCGGCCAGTGATGATCCATTGGTATTAAACGCGCATTTTAGTGATGGTACTGAACTTGCTGGAGAAGCAGAAATTACAGCTGCCGGTAAAAGTATTGATCGTGTGTGGGTCACCCCAGCAGATCCGACTCATGCTGCGCCGCAAGCAGTAGATGAAGTCATTGCGGCGATTATGGACGCCGACACAGTGGTGTTAGGGCCGGGGAGTTTGTTCACCAGCATTCTACCCAACTTAATGATCAGTAACGTCGGGGAGGCAGTGCGCCAAACCAAGGCTGATGTAACTTATGTCTGCAATATCATGACGCAAAAAGGTGAGACGGAGCATTTTACTGATGCTGATCACGTTCGTGTTTTGGCTAAACATTTAGGTAGTCAATTCGTTAATACGGTATTGGTCAATACTGAACCAGTTCCACCTAACTATATGGATCATCAAAAATATGATGAGTACTTAGTTCAAGTTGAACACGATTTTAAGGGCTTGCGCGAACTTGGTTGTCGCGTGATCTCAGATAATTTCTTGTCGCTCCACGATCGTGGTGTCTTTCATGATGGCGATAAAGTGGCACAAGAATTATTGCATTTAGCCTTTCAACCACACGATTAA
- a CDS encoding thioredoxin domain-containing protein yields MDTSAIDLTKISQRGLVVGDINAPITVIEFINLRCPYSKTWFKKAAPILEPAVASGRIKRVFKLFDKPKVTLRKGNLAQHHLPYDQPEQAYAAIKILFAQQTEWGEQLNDTQIEAYIKQHFGFKLQPNQAMIDLVLNEAAAANIQFVPTVIIGEAIFDEHITTEELAKLI; encoded by the coding sequence ATGGATACATCTGCGATCGATTTAACTAAGATCAGTCAGCGCGGGTTAGTTGTCGGCGATATTAATGCGCCGATCACTGTGATTGAATTTATCAATCTGCGCTGCCCCTATAGCAAAACCTGGTTTAAAAAGGCCGCCCCCATTTTAGAACCTGCAGTGGCCAGCGGCCGAATCAAACGAGTTTTCAAACTTTTCGACAAACCTAAAGTGACCCTAAGAAAAGGTAATCTAGCCCAACATCACTTACCCTATGACCAACCGGAACAAGCCTACGCCGCAATTAAAATTTTATTTGCACAACAAACCGAGTGGGGCGAACAATTAAACGACACCCAAATTGAAGCTTACATTAAACAACATTTTGGTTTTAAATTGCAGCCAAACCAAGCAATGATCGATTTAGTTTTAAATGAAGCCGCAGCCGCTAACATTCAATTTGTCCCAACTGTGATTATTGGAGAAGCGATTTTTGACGAACACATTACAACTGAAGAATTAGCCAAATTGATCTAA
- a CDS encoding SDR family oxidoreductase, whose protein sequence is MTERQPKENYLINDSSKNVTPTPEIDHPTYRPADKLKDKVAIVTGGDSGIGAAVALLYAREGADIVIVYYESTDDAQAIKDKITALGRRVLVCQGDIGEPTFAQQVVDQTMQTFQHIDILVNNAGEQHVQEKVGALTDSQFERTFRTNIFGQFYLTKAALPYLADHSAIINTTSVTAFKGNPLLLDYSSTKGAIVSWTRALAQNEELLKRDIRVNAVAPGPIWTPLIPATFPPDKLENWGKTPMGRGGKAYELAPSYVFLAAVDSSFITGQTIHVNGGTFPG, encoded by the coding sequence ATGACAGAACGGCAGCCCAAAGAAAATTACTTGATCAATGACAGTAGTAAAAATGTGACGCCAACACCTGAGATCGACCATCCCACTTATCGACCAGCGGATAAACTTAAAGACAAAGTTGCCATTGTTACTGGTGGTGATAGCGGTATTGGTGCCGCAGTGGCATTATTGTATGCGCGCGAAGGGGCAGATATCGTGATCGTGTATTATGAATCAACTGACGATGCTCAAGCAATCAAGGATAAGATCACTGCATTAGGGCGGCGTGTGTTAGTTTGCCAAGGCGATATTGGCGAACCAACTTTTGCCCAGCAAGTGGTGGATCAAACGATGCAAACTTTTCAACACATTGATATCTTGGTCAATAATGCAGGGGAACAGCATGTCCAAGAAAAAGTGGGTGCACTAACTGATAGTCAGTTTGAGCGTACTTTTCGAACGAATATTTTTGGTCAGTTTTATCTGACCAAAGCAGCGCTACCATATTTAGCGGATCATAGCGCAATCATCAATACGACCTCAGTGACGGCCTTCAAAGGAAATCCACTTTTGTTAGATTATTCATCGACCAAAGGTGCAATTGTTTCTTGGACCCGTGCCTTAGCGCAAAACGAAGAACTATTAAAACGTGATATCCGAGTTAATGCAGTTGCACCGGGACCGATTTGGACACCATTAATTCCCGCAACTTTTCCGCCAGATAAATTAGAAAATTGGGGTAAAACCCCAATGGGACGCGGTGGCAAAGCTTATGAATTGGCACCAAGCTACGTATTCCTAGCTGCAGTGGACAGTAGTTTCATCACTGGTCAAACTATTCATGTCAACGGCGGCACCTTTCCTGGATAA
- a CDS encoding TMEM175 family protein: MSKSRVEAFTDGVIAILITILVLDLRPPEGVSWSALHQLIEPFLAYVVSFVAIAIYWNNHHHLYQTVKRIDGIVLWANTALLFWLSLLPFATAWVGENLTAMLPELSYAIVSFMCGLTYNLLDCCLIHANGQNSRVAVISQHDHKRWLSLLIYFIGCLLTLVWPPAGLVASIVVSILWFIPNRRVEQEFR, translated from the coding sequence ATGTCTAAAAGTCGTGTGGAAGCTTTTACTGATGGCGTAATCGCCATTTTGATCACCATTTTAGTGTTAGATCTACGGCCACCAGAAGGTGTATCGTGGTCAGCGTTACATCAGTTGATCGAACCTTTTTTAGCGTATGTGGTTAGTTTTGTCGCGATCGCTATCTACTGGAATAACCATCATCATCTCTATCAAACCGTCAAAAGGATTGATGGCATTGTATTGTGGGCTAACACCGCCTTATTATTTTGGCTTAGTTTGTTGCCATTTGCGACTGCCTGGGTCGGCGAAAATTTGACTGCGATGTTGCCCGAATTGAGCTATGCAATTGTCTCGTTTATGTGCGGATTGACCTATAATTTACTTGATTGCTGCTTAATTCATGCCAATGGACAAAATTCACGGGTGGCAGTCATTTCACAACATGATCATAAACGCTGGTTATCGCTGTTGATTTATTTCATCGGCTGCTTATTGACCTTGGTTTGGCCGCCAGCTGGCCTGGTAGCTAGCATTGTGGTTTCGATTCTGTGGTTTATTCCTAATCGGCGCGTTGAGCAGGAATTCCGCTGA